The uncultured Dysgonomonas sp. genome contains the following window.
ACCTTTATCGAAGGTTATTCGACATTAATGGCTCTACCCGATACTTTGCACATTACCAGCGGTATGGATAGCAGATCGTGGACTGCCCAAACTATGAGTTTTGAGTATCTCTCCCAGACATCCCCGACTTGGGGAAATCTGATTCCCAGTCCTTCATATAATGGATTGGAATTTGCAGATCAGGTGACTCAGATATTGCCAAATAATCCGGCATCGTGGTCAGCCAGTCCTGCGGTCTTTTCTCTTCAACCCGACAAAATGACATCTTCACTGGTTACGAAACTGAATCCGTGGCATACCAGGCAGTCTTCGGTTACACTGTCTTTCGATCAGGCACCTTGTGGCGGTGTCGTAACCAAAAATGTTCTTTTAAATCAAACGAATTACGCTATTTCAGGAAGAATCCCCTCCAGTAATAATAATACAACAGATGAAGAAGACATTCTGAATATGATCACAATCAGAAATACAAATCTTAATGGAACTGTAAAAGTGTTGTCTAATGTACGCTGGCAGGCTTTTGTAGAAGCTTTGGGCGGAAATGTATCCGAAGTACTCAGCAACTATACTCAAACTCCACAGGGAATAAATCTGAGTGACGGGAATTACGGTCCGGAAACATTTTTCACTTACAACGGAGCCTCCGGTGCTCCCGGCAGCCGTTTCAAATATGTAAAGGTTAACCTTAGAGATGTAAGCAGCAGGGCGTCGGACTTCGAAATAACGATTATGCAATGCGAAGGGAATGAAGACCTGACTAGTGTGACTGAAAACGCGACTCCGGCTCAGACCTCCGCTTCATCGTCGGACTGGGGCGATAAAGTTGTCCGTCACCTTGAAAAGCCGGGTATTTATGAAGAATTTTATTCAGCGGATTTCGGCCCGGCAGGCAGATGGATGGTAACAAACCTGGCGGCAGTAGATTATGATTCGAATGTTACTCCCAACGGGTTTTCCAATATGACCGAAAGTCTGGCATCGACATTCACGGCGGGGCATTATGCTTATCCGGGAAACAGTTTACAGGCATATCTGGATAATACGTATCTGGGGTTGCTTTACAATTTTGCAGGAGCAACAGCCGGACAAAAGACAGGACTGAATGTGGATGAGCCTAACAATCCTTCCCAAGCTAAGATTCAGGGAGTTTGCCCCAATGGATGGCATTTGCCCAGCGATTATGAATGGACTCAACTAGAAAATGAAATAATTACTAACACGACAAAATATGCCCATGTATCTAAAAATATAATCGACGACGGAGGAAGTCTTGTACCTCCATCTACTTCCGGCGGAAATTACAGGGGCAAACATGCTCCGGCCATGACAAATGCTTGCGAAATATATCAGGGCAACGTGAAAGGTACTTCTAAGAGTATCGCTGAAGGCGGGTTTGGAGCTTATTTTGCTGGAGAGATAGTGAATGCAGCGCCAAACGATTTTGGAGAAACCGCAGCTTACTGGAGCAGTAGCTTATATTTCGCAGATCAGGCATATTACCGGGTGATGTCTACCGGGATAGGAGATACCGGAGTTGCAGCTTTTGCAAACAGCCAGGTAAATTACATGTCTGTACGTTGCAAGAAAGGCTAAACCTTTTAATTATACCAGATAAGCCAAAGTTCCGAAAGTGCAGAGATAAAACCTTAATAAAATTTTTCACCGTTTTGTACCATTATTATAGTTTTAGCGATGCGTTCGGCTTTGGTTTGTTCTGTTTTGGCAGAATTGATCCAGTCTATAGCTGATTTTTTCTGACCATCACTATAACTTTCAAATTTATCAGACACCCCCTCTACATCTTCCATACAGAGCCGTAATTCTTCGGGAATTATCAATGGGGTTTTATCTTCATAAATGGTAAGATGTACTGAGTCGGGAGCTTCCTTTTTTATTTTCTTCTTTATTGCTGCCTTGACTGCCATTACCAGATTCCCGTTTCCGAGAGGCATCAGGTGTACTTTGGAGAACTTATAGTCGTCTATCTTTCCTTTCACTTTCAGCATTCCAAAAGGTGTTTTAGGCATAAGAATTTCGGGGATTTCGATGTACGTGCAACCGCCTTTACAGTCTTCTTTTTGTAACTGATAAACTTTATCTACCAATGGTTCTTCTGTTTGCATCTTCTGAAAATAGCTTGTTTAAGTAATACAAAGATAAATATAAAAACAGGCTGTCCAAGTATCAACTATTTGTTTCAATGACATATTTGAGCAAAAGGGTAGGGGGCAGCTTTTATTTTTTTCGTTTATTAGTACCTTCCTCTTTTTCAAACAATAGCTATTCTCCCTCAACATTATTGCAACCACAACGATCCCAGATATCCATTTTAAATCGCGGAATACCCTTTACTTTGCATCATCACAAGCTTTACCTCACTATATATAGGTATGTATTATACATATTTTAATCATTATTAGCGATTGTTTGCTAAATGCTGCCATTATATCTTCGCATGATTTTTCTTCACATATAAAACTATTAAGTATAAATGAAAACAAACACACTAAACCCATTACGGATTGTTTTCTCGTTTATGATAACAATCACATCATTAGTTCCGGTATTTGCCCAGAACAATGGGAAAATATCAGGTCGTGTAATCAATAAGGATGGAGAGCCTATAGAACTGGTTTCGGTAGGAATACAAGGCTCAAGAACAGGAAATTATACAGATGAAGGTGGAAACTTCTTCCTAACAGTGCCTGTCGGAAAACACATTGTTCATTTTTCGATTTTGGGGCACAAGAATAAAGAAGTGGATGTAGACGTTGTTGCAAACAAGACTGCAGATCTGGGAGATGTAGAACTTGATGTTTCTGACAATGTTCTGAATGAAGTCGTTGTAAGTGCAATGATTACGAAGTTTGCACAAAAGAAATCGGATTATGTGGCCCGTATGCCTATCTCTAATCTGGAAAATCCACAGGTTTATACAGTCGTACCTAAGGAATTGCTGAGTGAGCAGATCGCTGTTGACTTCAGAAATGTACTAACGGCTTCTCCGGGTGTGGGTTCTGCCACTCTTGGTGTTGGTTCGGGCGGAACAGGCTTAGGTATGCGCCTTCGTGGATTTGCAGGCGCCGACGGAGCGGGTTCTATCCGTAACGGGATGGCAACAAACTTCGTTTCACTATCCGATCCGGCCAATCTGGAAAGTATTGAAATCATAAAAGGTCCGTCGGGAACATTATTCGGTACAACCCTTATCTCGTACGGAGGTCTCGTCAACCGGGTTACAAAAAGAGCCTATGACGGACAAGGCGGTGAGGTGAGCTTTTCTGCCGGAGCATGGGGATTAGGGCGTGCCACTATTGATTATAATACTGTATTGGACAAGGAGCATAAGTCTTTATTCCGTATAAATTCGGCTGTACATACCGAGAATAGCTTTAAGGATTATGGTATAAATAAAACAATTATGGTCTCCCCGACTTTCACCTATAATGCCAGCGACAGGCTGTCGTTCACGGTTGATGGAGAATATTTCAAATCGAACCGTACAACTGCCTATATTAATGTTACAGCACCGGAAATCACCAATATGAACCAGTTAAACTGGGATTGGGACAGGTCTTTTGCATCTAATGATGTGACAAGTAAAGCGGAAGTGTTAAATATTTTTGCCGAGGCAAAATACAAAATATCTGATAAGTGGACATCTCAAACCCTTGCTTCATATGCCAGAACCGACAATGATGCAAACTATATTTTCCTCGATGTAAGTACTCCGACCACACTTACCCGTCGTATGATGCATATACCAAGTGTTTTCACAACGCAACAGCTTCAACAGAATTTCAATGGGGACTTCAAGCTGGGAAATATCAGGAACAGGTTTCTGTTCGGTCTGGATTATACCAAACTGACTACAGACGATACCCGCTCTACCGTTAATAATTATGACGGCGCTACATTGAATATCCATGAAGATGCTCCGGCTATATATCTGGACAAGTACAATCAGGCAATGGGATCACCAAACAGAGCGGTGGCAACCAATCGCTTTACCCGTACATACAGTGCTTATGTGTCGGATGTTGTTAATTTGACCGAACAACTGGATGTGATGGCAAGTGTACGCTTCGACAGATTCGATGATGTGGCAAGTGATTATATGCAATCGGCATGGTCTCCCAAGTTTGGGGTTGTTTATCAGTTTATAAAAGATAAAGCATCTGTTTTTGCCAATTATATGAATGGCTTTAAGAATAAAGGGCCGGCCGCAGCAAATGAAGACGGAGATATAAAAGCTTTCAGACCGGAGCATGCTTTCCAATGGGAAGGCGGTTTTAAACTTGAATTCCTGGATAGAAAACTGAATAGTACGATCAGTTTCTATCATATCAAAGTGGATGACCGTATCCGTTCTGTAACAGCACCTGCCGGATCGGCTGTGGCTTCATATAGTGTACAGGACGGTACTCAGGTTAGTAAAGGATTTGAAATAGACCTGATTGCAAATCCGCTACCGGGAATGCATATTATAGCGGGTTACGGATTCAATCAGAATGAGTTTACAAAAGGTTCTTTCGAAGGTTTGCGCGAGTGCGGGACTCCAAAACATCTGGCTAACTTCTGGATAAGCCATAAATTGCTGGAAGGATCATTAAAAGGATTTGGACTGGGACTGGGAGGTAATTTCGCCAGCAGAAGCTATATAGATGCAAATAATAAAATTACGGCATCAGGTTATGGCAAATTCGATGCTACGGTATTCTATGAATACTCTAAATTCCGTGTGGGAATAAAGGTGAACAACTTCACCGACAAAAGGTACTGGCTGGGCGATTATTATGGAGAAACCCAAGCTCCCAGACAGTTTATAGGAAACGTGACATACCGTTTCTAAGGAAAGATAAAAAGAATATTCACAAATTCGTTTTGGTCACCGGGCCAAAACGAATTTTCCTGTTTAAAATGAAATGATGAAAAAACTATTTTACGTATTGCTTATAGTACTTCTATCCTCCAATCTTTTGGCTCAGGATAATATATGTATAGGACAAAAATTTTCGATGCATTCCCTTGCTCTGGGAGAAGACAGACCCTATTGGGTATATCTCCCACCCAAATATAATGACGCGCAATATGGCAAAGCTTCGTATCCGGTAATTTACCTTCTCGATGGCGACACTAATTTTATGACACTGGCAGCCATACAGAGTACATTTACCAGAGGGATGTATAACAATATGCCCGAATGCATAATTGTAGCTATACCCAATACAGACAGGGCAAGAGACCTGACTCCTACCAGATCTTCACTGAAACACAACGGTCAGGATTTGTTTACAAATAGTGGAGGGAGTGAGCATTTTACTTCTTTCCTGACTTCCGAATTAAGAAATACGATCGATTCCGCTTACAGGACAAATGGATATAATATGCTGATAGGACACTCGTTCGGAGGACTATACGTTGTAGCAACACTGATACGCCATACCGATTCTTTCAATGCCTATATTGCACTCGACCCCAGTCTCTGGTGGGACAATAAAGTAATCTATAAAGAAGCCCAGTCCATATGGGGTAAAACGGATTTCGAAAAAAGACACCTATATATAGCAATGGCAAAGGATGAAAACAAAGCCGATGACATACAAAAACATTCCGAAACGATAGACAGATTTTGTACCGAGGTATTGAAGTCGGCACCCGGCAATAACCTGAACGGGGCATGGAAATACTATGAAGATGAAAATCATGGCACTATACTGATGCCCGGTATGTTCGACGCTCTCAGGACTATTTTCGACGGAATAGAATTGCCAGTGAAAAAGATTCCAGAAAATCCCGGGCTGATAGAAGAATATTACGGCAAATTATCGGAACGGCTGGGATTTACATTCATTCCCGACGAGAACCTTATAGATAATATTGGCAAATATGCTATGTCTGTAAAGAAAACAGAAAATGCCATTAAAATATTTGAATATAACCTTAAAAATTACCCCGATAGCCCCAATGCTAAAAAAAGCTTGTCCGAGGCGCGTGAGAAACTAATGAATAAGTAAATATATCAACTAAAAATATCATGAATAGAAGGATATCCAACAAGAAACTCATCTTATGGCTGCATCTGTGGCCGGGGCTAATATCGGCAGCGATAATCTTTTTTGTATGTATAACAGGAACTATAGCTGTCTATTGCGATGAGATTATGGCTTTGTCGGCCGGGGATGCACGTTTTGTCAAAGAAGTGAAAGAAACCCGTAAGCCGGCCGAGGAGCTGATTAGCATCATAAAAAAAGAGTTTCCGAAGCGAAATACGCCAAGTTACATGGTCAGTTATAAAGACCCGGAACGCAGTGTCAGGTTCAATACATTCAGCAGAGAGGAAGGTTTGAGCATGGTGTATATCGATCCGTACACAGGAGAGATATTGAAAGATGACGGCACTATCTATTTCTTCTATATTACTGTACATCTCCACAATTCGTTCCTATTGGGTAAAACGGGACAATGGATCATCGATATTGCAACCATAGTATTTATCCTTGAAATAATTACGGGCCTTTATTTATGGTGGCCCAAGAAGAGGAACAAAAAGGCTATGGATGCTGCCTTTAAAATAAAGACCGGTTCAACAAAAAAACGCCTTAACTATGATTTGCACAAAGTCCTGGGTTTTTATGCTGCCGCTGTTATCTTATTGTTGTCTGTTACAGGATTACTGATCGCCTTCGAGCCGTTGTCACAATCGCTGATGAAAGCCTTCGGGGCAGACACAACCCATGACTGGCAAAAAGAATTACCCAAATATAAGGAAGGGCAAGCACCGTTGGAACTTAACCCGTTTATAGAAAGATCATTTGAGAAATATCCGGATAAAAAAGAAATGCAGATATATACCTATCGCATGGACTCGAGCGGATATTATATGATGCGTGTTGCAAATCAAGTGGGATTGAAGAGTGCGCAAAGCCCGGAATATGTTATATATGACCGTTTTTCGGGAGATGAAATAAAATTGCCGGAAAGCGCGCTTAAACACGAAAAGGTAGATAATGCAATATGGGTATTGCATATGGGTAACTGGATGGGGCAGATAGGGAAATTCATCACATTTCTGGGAGGGCTTATTGCTACCAGCCTGCCTGTAACCGGATTTTATATCTGGTGGGGGAAACGCAAGAAAAATAGACGCGATTCTAAAGCGGAGCAAAATAAGGTCGCTATCGAATAAAACAGAACAAAAAGAATAATGGGTAGGAGTAGGAGCCTGTAGCAAAATACCGTCTCGTTATTCCGAAGCATTTTGGTTATAAATTAATCTCTATAAATAATAATGGTCAGAAACTGAGTCTTCTGACCATTATTATTGTAGTTCTGATGTAATGGTCTGGTTAATAGTTGTTTGTCTGAAATATACGAAGGTGCGATGAATAAGAAAAAGCCCTTATTGGTCATATTTTATTGTTTATTGAATAGCAATTTTTAAATGACATAAAAGGTTTGTGTTAAGTTTGCACATCAGATAAAAAAATACGTTAACAATTTAAATCCTAAAAAGCATGCACTCTTCTACTACACTAACCAGTAATAATCGCATAGAAATAGCAGATGTATTACGAGGTTTTGCAGTAATGGGAATTACCCTTATCCATTTCATCGAACGGTTCAGTCTCAATAGCTTTCCGGAAGAAACCTGCAACTTTCTGATATTTACGGACAAAGTAATCTGGGACAGTATATTTTTTACCTTTTCCGGTAAAGCCTACTGCATTTTCGCGTTGCTTTTCGGATTCAGTTTTTTCATTCAGGACAATTCGCAAAAAGAAAAAGGAAAAGATTTTCGCGGACGGTTTGCATGGCGGCTGGTATTACTTTTTTTCATAGCCTGCATCAATTCTACCTTATTTCCCGGTGAGATATTAGTGCTTTATGCATTACTTGGTTATGTAATGATAGCGGTCTGTCGTCTTTCTACCCGCACCATTGCGATTATAGCTATTGTCCTGTTATTACAACCTCTTGAATGGGGACAAATAGTTTATGCTCTCATCAACCCCGAATACATTATTAATGCAGAGTTTGATGGCCCGTACTGGGAAATCGTGAATACAGTGCAGAAAGAAGGTTCTTTCCTCGAAATGTGTAAAACTGCAATCTGGACAGGCAATATTGCTAATATGGGCTGGATGCTGTTACATGGAAGGGTTACGCAAACCGCGGCATTATTTATGATAGGTATATTAATAGGGCGTAGCAATGTGTTCATCTATTCAGAAAAAAATATGAAGTTATGGATTAAAGTATTCATCGCAGTCACTCTGGCCTTTTTCCCTATATATGGCTTGATAGCTGTACTTCCCGACTTTATAGACAGGGAAGCACTACTTGTTCCTTCTATCCTTATACTCAAATCACTTTCCAATATCGCATTTACAGGAATACTGTTTGCCGGGGTAATCCTTGTATATTACCTGACAAGGTTTAAAGGTGTCCTTCATCAATTAGCTCCTTACGGACGCATGAGTCTGACAAACTATCTGTCGCAGTCTTTGATCGGGGGATTCCTGTTCTATAACTGGGGACTCGGGCTTTACCAGTATACTGGCATCACAGCCTGTTTCTTAATGGGTATCGGAATGTTTCTTATTCAGTTCTTCTTCTGTCGCTGGTGGCTTCGTACACATCGCCAGGGCCCATTGGAATGGTTGTGGAAAAAGGCAACTTGGGTGAAAATAGGAAAAGGCTAATATTACGGATTACTTCGTTTACTATATAAAGTCAGGCTATTGATTTATAGCCTGACCTTTTCTTTCAGATAAATAAGCAGGGATTATTTCTATATACCTACGCGAAGCGACACGGATACATACGGAGAAGCACTGAAGCTATACGAATCTTCATTCTTTAATAAATTAGATAGTTTTCTTTTCTTGTACGAACCCGAACCGGCAAATGCCGCTCCTACTTCTATAGGTATAGTTACCTTCTTACTTACTATTATCTCCGGGCGGATACCTGTTGTCAGATAATTGAAACTGTAGTAATAATCTTTATCATTCTCGTCTTCCAGAGGAGTGCTGATACGGTTATATTCAGCTACGAGTGATACCCGAAGATACGGGGCAACCTGCATACCCAAAGAACTTACAATATCATAGGTACGTGTCGATAATTCGAAGCTATATCTGCCTTCACCCCTCCATTTTACATATACCGACGGAAAAACGATAGGTGTATTAAATGCATTTGTAAAGATAAGGCCGCCACCAATATCGAGATTGTTATTCACCTTATAAATTGCCGTTCCCATACTATATATCATTGCATTATGCCATCCAATACGGGAAAACCGGGTATTATCGGTACAAACCCCCATACCGCCGATCACCGAAAGGCTCCATCTGTCGGTCAGGGTACGATAGTGTGAAATTCCGGCATAGATGTTGAGTATTTTTTTGAAAGGATAAACTTCAGGAGATGTTGTTTCATTCATTTTCATGTACTTTCCACTTACAAAGCCACTCCACATACGGATACTTTTCCTGTCCTGAGACATTTCTGTATAAAAGGGAAGGTTTAAATTGCCTTTCAATAATAAGGTATTTACTTTTCCCTGTTTTTCCCCATTATCATTTTCAAAATCGGATGAATGCAGATAAGATGTGCCGATAGATATTTGTGCGTAAAACGGCGTAATAACCATAAATAATAAAAGACCAGTAAACAGAATTTTAGACATAAATAAAGAAAATTTATATAGATGGAGTAACTTATTTTTCTGACGCATGCAAAGGTGAGAAAATTTACTGCATATTTTTGTCCCAAATAGATTTATGATTGTTCCAAAACTCTTATTTTATATGATATCTTTGTTAGAAAATAATGTAGGTGAATAATGAATGACGAACTGATTAAACTGAATGTAAACAAGGCGACACAGGCTGTAAAACCGGAAAAGTTCAAAGATTTATTCCTGATTCATATAGAAGAATCGACAAATACGGCAGCAACCAGTTATCTATTCGAAGATTGTTTTATTTTTCTCTGTCTCGAAGGAAATGAAACATTCTTTATCAATGAAAAACAATATTTAGTAGTTCCCAATACGATATTGATTGTTCCACCTAGCTATTTAATCCGGAAATCAGAAGGGATATATCAATTCAAAGCCAAAGGGGTATTTTTCCCGATCGACCTTGTTGCAAAACATTTTAACGGAAAAGAATACAACCTGACCGAAATGCTTCGGACAGTTTCATGTTTTGAAGTATCATACGAGAATATGAATGAACTTCTCGAATTCTATTATTTCCTCGAAAAACAATATGAGAAAGCGGTAAATACCTATACTACACCCATTATAAGCAATCTGGTCTTTACCTTCTTAGTGAAGATCAGGGAGATGTATTCGTCAACGAATAACACTTCCAATTTTGAAAGTAAGTCTCGTAAAATATCTATTACAGAACGTTTTTTTGATTTGGTTAGCTCCAACTATAAGAATGAACGTACTCTGATGTTCTATGCCGACAAGATGTGTCTGTCTCCCAAGCATCTATCTACTACAATAAAGAAAACGACAGGCCGTCCTGCACTGATATGGATTAATGAATATGTAATACTTAAGGCAAAGTATCTGATTAAGACCACGGATATGTCTTTTTCCGAAATTGGTGATTATCTGAACATACCCAATCAGTCATTCTTTAGCCGCCTATTCAAAAAATATACCGGACTGACCCCAAAAGAATATGCTAAAAGTTGAGGTCTGTTTAAACTTTGTCCGTTTTTCTACCTTTCTTCAATTATATAAAATCTACCTTTAAAAATCAGACAATAAGGATTCATTAAACATGGGTTCTGAATGAATCGTTTCAGCCTTTGAATAATTTGTTTCATATAGGAAACTGCGCCCTGGCTACATTTGCAGTACACTAATATTCGTTTATTAACTTTAAATCTAAAATCTCATGCAAAAAAGGAGAAAGTCTCTACAGAGACAAATTACATTTTTATTGATTGCTTTGCTCTTAATACCTCTAAATTGCATTATAGCCCAAGGTAGTGGTTCGATTGCTATCAGAGAAGCAACGAATGATTTAATAAAAGGAGTTGTAGTAAGTACTACTGATGAACCTCTTATTGGAGCTATTGTTGTTGTCGAGGGACAGTCTGTGGGCACCGTTACGGATATAGACGGCAATTTTCAGATCAATGCCAGGCCCGGGCAAAAGCTAACCATTAGCTATATCGGCTTTATAAGCCAGACAATAACTATCGGAGCTACAAATGATCTGAGGATTGTATTGCAGGATGACGTTAAAAATCTCGAAGAAGTTGTCGTTGTTGGCTATGGAGTTCAGAAGAAGATCAATATGACAGCATCCGTAGCCACAGTAAATTTTTCGGAACAAGCCGAAGGAAGGCCTATAATGAATGCTTCCTCTGCACTATCGGGATTAGTTGCCGGACTGAATGTTTTACAGACTTCCAGCAAGCCCGGTGATGATGGAGCTACATTGAGGATCAGAGGAACAACTACAGTGAACAACAGTAACCCGCTGATTTTGGTCGACGGCTTTGAGTCCGATATGAATAATGTAAATACAAATGATATTGAATCAATATCGATACTAAAAGATGCTTCAGCTACAGCGATTTACGGATCGAGGGGTGCAAACGGGGTTGTTCTTGTAACCACAAAAAAAGGTTCGGGTAAACCACGGGTTTCATTCGATAGCTTTCTTTCATTTCAGAAGCCTATCAATAAATTATCTTTTGTTACAGATTATGCAGATCACATGGATTATATCAATGAGGCTGCAAGGAATATTGGAACCACAGGCCCTTATTCTCAAAGTAGTATCGACTTATGGAGAAATGCACAACAGAATCCGAATGAGCTGAATGAATATGGTGTTCCCAATTATATAGCTTACCCCAATACAGATTGGTTCGATGAGATATTTAATACGGGATTGGCTCAGGAATATAACTTATCGGTACAGGGAGGCACAGATAGGGTTAAGTATCTGATCTCTGCAGGATATCTGAATAATGAAGGGATTATGAAAAATTCCGGACTGGAAAGATTTCAGTTTAGGGTGAATCTGGAAACTCAGGTATATGATTGGTGGAAACTCGGAACCCGGCTTTTCGGATTGAAACAACAGAAAGGACTGGCGAATATCAGCCGTGGATTTGAGTATTTATCCTTATCTGTTCCGGGAATATATCCGGGAACCGATAATAAATGGGGTGCACCCGCACTCACAGGAGAAGAGTCTTCCAACGCAAACAACGTTTTCGAGAAAATGGAGCGTGCAGGGCAGGATAAAATGTTCAGGCTTAATGCAACACTCTATACCACACTCACATTAGCTCCGGGACTGGAGTTTGAAGCAGCATATAATTATGCTCCTGATTGGGGCGATTATGCTACATGGGGAATTCAGAAAGGTATGTGGAATTATGTACAGGATATACGCCTCAACGAATCTTCTTTAGAAAATGAAAACATAAATAACCAATCATTTAAAAGGGCAAGATATACCGGAGATGTATTGTTGAGATATTCCACCACTATCAAAGAGGATCATAGCATAGGCGCCCTGGCAGGATATAATCAGACTTATTACAACGAGAACAGCTTCTCTGCAACCAAGAAAGGCATGACAGACTGGGATCTGCATGTACTGAACTCAGCTACAAATCTCGATGGTATATCGGGAAGTGAAACAGATTGGTCGCTACGTTCGGTCTTTGGAAGGGTTAACTATGCATATAAGTCTAAATACCTGTTTGAGGGTAATCTGAGATATGATGAATCTTCCCGCTTTGGCCCGGATAAAAGAGGAGGATATTTCCCTTCATTTTCTGCGGGGTGGAGAGTTATGGAGGAATCTTTCCTGCAAAATTTCAAAGGAGTTTTTCAAAATCTGAAACTGAGAGGATCATGGGGGAAAAGTGGTAACAACCAGTTAGGTAATTACGATTGGCAGGCAGGCTACGGCTCTGTAAATCTGGTCATAGATGGACAGGCGATTAAGGGCTTAGCCATCAATAAACAGGAAAATCCAAGATTGCAATGGGAAGAAGTTGCTTCTACAGGCATAGGCTTAGATTTTGCCACTCTAAATAGCAGGTTATCAGGAGAAATTGATTACTACAATAAAAAAACAAAAAGTATGATCTTTACTCCCAACAATTATTTAACAGCAGGAACAGTGGCCGCTGCAACACAGAATATTGCAGAGCTGACCAATAAGGGAGTAGAGTTAACGTTGACATGGCAAGACAAAATAAGCGATTTTTCATATAAAGTAAGCGGTAACTTCTCTTACAATAAAAACATGGTGGATAAATACCGGGGAGAAGTGATAAAGGGTTGGTTCAGT
Protein-coding sequences here:
- a CDS encoding AraC family transcriptional regulator, whose amino-acid sequence is MNDELIKLNVNKATQAVKPEKFKDLFLIHIEESTNTAATSYLFEDCFIFLCLEGNETFFINEKQYLVVPNTILIVPPSYLIRKSEGIYQFKAKGVFFPIDLVAKHFNGKEYNLTEMLRTVSCFEVSYENMNELLEFYYFLEKQYEKAVNTYTTPIISNLVFTFLVKIREMYSSTNNTSNFESKSRKISITERFFDLVSSNYKNERTLMFYADKMCLSPKHLSTTIKKTTGRPALIWINEYVILKAKYLIKTTDMSFSEIGDYLNIPNQSFFSRLFKKYTGLTPKEYAKS
- a CDS encoding DUF6268 family outer membrane beta-barrel protein codes for the protein MSKILFTGLLLFMVITPFYAQISIGTSYLHSSDFENDNGEKQGKVNTLLLKGNLNLPFYTEMSQDRKSIRMWSGFVSGKYMKMNETTSPEVYPFKKILNIYAGISHYRTLTDRWSLSVIGGMGVCTDNTRFSRIGWHNAMIYSMGTAIYKVNNNLDIGGGLIFTNAFNTPIVFPSVYVKWRGEGRYSFELSTRTYDIVSSLGMQVAPYLRVSLVAEYNRISTPLEDENDKDYYYSFNYLTTGIRPEIIVSKKVTIPIEVGAAFAGSGSYKKRKLSNLLKNEDSYSFSASPYVSVSLRVGI
- a CDS encoding TonB-dependent receptor; the encoded protein is MQKRRKSLQRQITFLLIALLLIPLNCIIAQGSGSIAIREATNDLIKGVVVSTTDEPLIGAIVVVEGQSVGTVTDIDGNFQINARPGQKLTISYIGFISQTITIGATNDLRIVLQDDVKNLEEVVVVGYGVQKKINMTASVATVNFSEQAEGRPIMNASSALSGLVAGLNVLQTSSKPGDDGATLRIRGTTTVNNSNPLILVDGFESDMNNVNTNDIESISILKDASATAIYGSRGANGVVLVTTKKGSGKPRVSFDSFLSFQKPINKLSFVTDYADHMDYINEAARNIGTTGPYSQSSIDLWRNAQQNPNELNEYGVPNYIAYPNTDWFDEIFNTGLAQEYNLSVQGGTDRVKYLISAGYLNNEGIMKNSGLERFQFRVNLETQVYDWWKLGTRLFGLKQQKGLANISRGFEYLSLSVPGIYPGTDNKWGAPALTGEESSNANNVFEKMERAGQDKMFRLNATLYTTLTLAPGLEFEAAYNYAPDWGDYATWGIQKGMWNYVQDIRLNESSLENENINNQSFKRARYTGDVLLRYSTTIKEDHSIGALAGYNQTYYNENSFSATKKGMTDWDLHVLNSATNLDGISGSETDWSLRSVFGRVNYAYKSKYLFEGNLRYDESSRFGPDKRGGYFPSFSAGWRVMEESFLQNFKGVFQNLKLRGSWGKSGNNQLGNYDWQAGYGSVNLVIDGQAIKGLAINKQENPRLQWEEVASTGIGLDFATLNSRLSGEIDYYNKKTKSMIFTPNNYLTAGTVAAATQNIAELTNKGVELTLTWQDKISDFSYKVSGNFSYNKNMVDKYRGEVIKGWFSDDNGNPVYVNNIGETTRSGFGGLIGEGHMLGESYLRTLYRGNGSYTGTGTPDINAGPKDGMIRTENDLKWVQAMQAAGYKFSPSNDISPSGLWYGDLIYADKNEDGTYGDSNDMDFTGKSALPKYNFGFNISAAYKGFDMSMVWSGSAGFVRYWNQGSYNSPNLNLGAGVPKKYAENAYYWDPNNPDAPRNDQYRSNPRLMYGTSGVNNASNEFWEYDASFLKLRNVQIGYTLPQNISAKILMSKVRFYVSGENLLTITDYPGMDPEIGANVAYPLTKQFAFGVNITF
- a CDS encoding DUF418 domain-containing protein, encoding MHSSTTLTSNNRIEIADVLRGFAVMGITLIHFIERFSLNSFPEETCNFLIFTDKVIWDSIFFTFSGKAYCIFALLFGFSFFIQDNSQKEKGKDFRGRFAWRLVLLFFIACINSTLFPGEILVLYALLGYVMIAVCRLSTRTIAIIAIVLLLQPLEWGQIVYALINPEYIINAEFDGPYWEIVNTVQKEGSFLEMCKTAIWTGNIANMGWMLLHGRVTQTAALFMIGILIGRSNVFIYSEKNMKLWIKVFIAVTLAFFPIYGLIAVLPDFIDREALLVPSILILKSLSNIAFTGILFAGVILVYYLTRFKGVLHQLAPYGRMSLTNYLSQSLIGGFLFYNWGLGLYQYTGITACFLMGIGMFLIQFFFCRWWLRTHRQGPLEWLWKKATWVKIGKG